A portion of the Phacochoerus africanus isolate WHEZ1 chromosome 5, ROS_Pafr_v1, whole genome shotgun sequence genome contains these proteins:
- the SERTAD2 gene encoding SERTA domain-containing protein 2, which yields MLGKGGKRKFDEHEDGLEGKIVSPSDGPSKVSYTLQRQTIFNISLMKLYNHRPLTEPSLQKTVLINNMLRRIQEELKQEGSLRPAFPASSPPDPRGTGLGAGSREAPPAFSAPAAPPAPPCELGGPAPLEACLTPASLLEDDDDTFCTSPAAPPVAPARLAPPALPPEKDSFSSALDEIEELCPTPTSAEAATDGSKGGSGGAGAQRPEGDSRPDDPKLMDSLPGNFEITTSTGFLTDLTLDDILFADIDTSMYDFDPCTSASGTSSKMAPVSADDLLKTLAPYSSQPVTPSQPFKMDLTELDHIMEVLVGS from the coding sequence ATGTTGGGGAAAGGAGGAAAACGGAAGTTTGATGAGCATGAAGATGGGCTGGAAGGCAAAATCGTGTCCCCCTCCGACGGTCCATCCAAGGTGTCTTACACCTTACAGCGCCAGACTATCTTCAACATTTCCCTTATGAAACTCTACAACCACAGGCCCCTCACAGAGCCCAGCTTGCAAAAGACCGTGCTCATCAACAACATGCTGCGGCGGATCCAGGAGGAGCTGAAGCAGGAAGGCAGCCTGAGGCCCGCGTTCCCCGCCTCCTCACCGCCTGACCCGAGGGGCACCGGCTTGGGCGCTGGCTCCCGGGAGGCGCCGCCTGCCTTCAGCGCCCCCGCGGCCCCGCCCGCGCCCCCCTGCGAGCTGGGCGGCCCCGCGCCCCTAGAGGCCTGCCTCACCCCTGCCTCGCTGCTTGAGGACGACGATGACACTTTTTGCACTTCCCCCGCCGCGCCGCCCGTGGCCCCCGCCCGACTCGCGCCTCCTGCCCTCCCGCCGGAAAAGGACAGCTTCTCCTCCGCCCTGGACGAGATCGAGGAGCTCTGTCCCACACCTACCTCCGCGGAGGCCGCGACGGACGGCTCGAAAGGGGGCTCCGGTGGGGCCGGCGCTCAGAGACCCGAGGGGGACTCCCGGCCCGACGACCCCAAACTGATGGACTCCCTGCCCGGCAACTTCGAGATCACCACGTCCACGGGGTTCCTGACTGACTTGACCCTGGACGACATCCTGTTTGCCGACATCGACACATCCATGTACGACTTTGACCCCTGCACGTCCGCATCGGGGACATCCTCGAAAATGGCCCCGGTGTCAGCGGACGACCTCCTCAAGACGCTGGCACCCTACAGCAGCCAGCCAGTCACCCCGAGCCAGCCTTTCAAGATGGACCTCACGGAGCTGGACCATATCATGGAGGTGCTGGTCGGGTCCTGA